A window of the Parabacteroides merdae ATCC 43184 genome harbors these coding sequences:
- the dtd gene encoding D-aminoacyl-tRNA deacylase: MRTLIQRVQHASVTIDGQLKSKIGKGLLVLVGIEDRDTQEDIEWLCKKIANLRIFDDENGVMNRSVVETEGEVMVVSQFTLHASTKKGNRPSYIHASKPDIAIPMYEAFCAEMGLQIGKEVQTGTFGADMKVELVNDGPVTIWIDSQNKE; encoded by the coding sequence ATGAGAACATTGATACAACGGGTACAGCATGCCTCCGTAACCATAGACGGACAGCTGAAATCCAAAATCGGGAAAGGTCTGCTCGTACTGGTCGGTATTGAAGACCGCGACACGCAGGAAGATATCGAATGGTTGTGCAAGAAGATTGCCAACCTGCGCATCTTTGACGATGAAAACGGCGTTATGAACCGTTCTGTCGTCGAAACGGAAGGCGAAGTGATGGTGGTCAGCCAGTTTACCCTGCACGCCTCCACAAAGAAGGGAAACCGCCCTTCCTATATCCATGCCTCCAAACCGGACATAGCCATTCCAATGTACGAGGCTTTTTGCGCCGAGATGGGCTTGCAGATCGGAAAGGAAGTGCAGACCGGCACGTTCGGCGCCGACATGAAAGTGGAACTGGTGAACGATGGGCCTGTCACGATCTGGATCGACTCACAAAACAAAGAATGA
- a CDS encoding nucleotide pyrophosphohydrolase: protein MAEITLKQAQEQVDSWIKTYGVRYFNELTNMTILTEEVGELARIMARTYGEQSFKESEKHRDLGDEMADVLWVLLCLANQTGVDLTAAFEKNLQKKTNRDKERHINNKKL, encoded by the coding sequence ATGGCAGAAATTACGCTTAAACAGGCACAGGAGCAGGTGGACAGCTGGATCAAAACGTATGGTGTCCGCTACTTCAACGAACTGACGAATATGACCATTCTGACCGAAGAAGTCGGCGAACTGGCCCGCATCATGGCCCGCACATATGGTGAACAATCTTTCAAGGAGAGCGAGAAACACCGCGATTTAGGCGATGAAATGGCCGATGTCCTATGGGTATTGCTTTGCCTTGCCAACCAGACAGGCGTCGACCTGACGGCTGCTTTCGAAAAGAACCTGCAAAAGAAAACGAACCGGGATAAAGAACGACATATAAACAATAAAAAACTATAA
- the deoC gene encoding deoxyribose-phosphate aldolase: protein MVHEHDHECGCGHHHHDEDTEHLHTNKYQQAFAKFEAAGTTEEVTGRVKTLLGKHGNDNFTPDVLKQIHGFIDLTSLTSIDTKESIWKLVDKVNDFEGTRPDVPNVAAICTYPLFVETVKEALSAQEVKIASVAGGFPSSQTFMEIKIAETAMAVMQGADEIDVVMNLGYFLEENYDELSEEIQEIKESCRDAKLKVILETGALQTPESIQKAAVLAVYSGADFIKTSTGKGYPGATPEAVYTMCQVLKKYHSITGKRVGIKVAGGVRTAEEAVRYYTIVKEVLGNDWLNKDLFRIGASSLVEDIEHRLGK from the coding sequence ATGGTACACGAACACGATCACGAATGTGGATGCGGACATCACCATCATGATGAAGACACCGAACATCTCCACACCAATAAATACCAGCAAGCATTCGCCAAATTCGAGGCGGCCGGCACAACGGAAGAAGTGACCGGACGGGTAAAGACACTGCTCGGAAAACATGGGAACGACAACTTCACTCCCGACGTTTTGAAGCAGATTCACGGTTTCATCGACCTGACTTCCCTCACCAGTATCGACACGAAAGAGAGCATCTGGAAACTGGTCGACAAGGTGAACGATTTCGAAGGAACCCGCCCCGACGTACCCAACGTTGCCGCCATCTGCACCTATCCCCTGTTTGTTGAGACGGTAAAAGAGGCCCTCTCCGCACAGGAGGTAAAGATTGCGTCCGTAGCAGGCGGTTTCCCTTCCTCGCAGACCTTCATGGAAATAAAGATTGCCGAGACAGCGATGGCCGTCATGCAGGGAGCCGATGAAATCGACGTTGTCATGAACTTAGGCTATTTCCTCGAAGAAAATTATGACGAACTTAGCGAAGAAATTCAAGAGATCAAAGAAAGCTGCCGTGATGCCAAACTGAAGGTCATCCTTGAGACAGGTGCTCTCCAGACTCCCGAAAGCATTCAGAAGGCGGCTGTCCTCGCAGTCTATTCCGGTGCGGACTTCATCAAGACATCGACAGGGAAAGGTTATCCGGGAGCCACTCCGGAAGCCGTTTACACGATGTGCCAAGTCTTGAAAAAGTACCATTCCATCACGGGAAAACGTGTCGGTATTAAAGTTGCAGGCGGTGTCCGCACGGCAGAAGAGGCTGTCCGCTACTATACCATCGTCAAGGAAGTATTAGGAAACGATTGGTTGAATAAAGACCTGTTCCGCATAGGAGCCAGCAGTTTGGTGGAAGACATCGAACACCGTCTGGGAAAATAA
- a CDS encoding polyprenyl synthetase family protein, whose protein sequence is MKDRSKIEQPVAVEFKRFNDEFAASLRSETNRLQSAIDQILNASGKHVRPLLVLLTAKACGQVTDNTINSAVLLELLHTATLIHDDVIDETKQRRGVPSLNAIFDNRISVLVGDYVLSTALIRSIQTGNLQIIGIVSNLGRDLSEGEIKQLETAEESIIDESCYMQVIRKKTAMLLSACAEIGSISAGASGEMVEKCREFGEYLGYCFQIKDDIFDYFKEANIGKPTGNDIREGKVTLPLLHALQTGRREEAEHCLHIINEKDFTTENIDLLIDFAKANGGIEYAEQRMQVYHDKAVEVLMTLPESEAREGLLLLADYIVERRK, encoded by the coding sequence ATGAAGGATAGAAGTAAAATAGAACAACCGGTTGCCGTAGAGTTTAAACGTTTTAATGATGAGTTTGCTGCTTCGCTGCGAAGCGAAACGAATCGTTTGCAATCAGCTATTGACCAGATACTGAATGCGAGCGGAAAACATGTCCGCCCCTTATTAGTACTTTTGACGGCTAAAGCATGTGGGCAGGTAACGGATAATACGATCAATTCGGCTGTTCTGTTGGAACTGCTTCATACTGCCACACTGATTCATGATGATGTGATCGACGAGACAAAACAGCGTCGCGGGGTTCCTTCCTTGAATGCCATATTCGATAACCGCATTTCTGTCTTAGTGGGCGATTATGTCCTTTCCACCGCGTTGATCCGTTCTATCCAGACAGGTAATCTGCAAATCATAGGTATTGTTTCCAATCTCGGACGCGATCTTTCGGAAGGGGAGATCAAGCAGTTGGAAACGGCCGAAGAAAGCATCATCGACGAATCCTGCTATATGCAGGTGATACGGAAAAAGACGGCCATGCTGCTTTCCGCTTGTGCCGAGATCGGTTCCATCTCTGCCGGGGCATCCGGTGAAATGGTGGAAAAATGCCGTGAGTTCGGCGAATACTTAGGTTACTGTTTCCAGATCAAAGATGATATCTTCGACTACTTCAAAGAAGCGAATATCGGCAAACCGACCGGCAACGATATCCGGGAGGGAAAGGTCACGCTCCCCTTGCTGCACGCGTTGCAGACGGGTAGGAGAGAAGAGGCAGAACATTGCCTTCATATCATAAATGAAAAAGACTTTACCACAGAGAATATAGATTTGCTGATTGATTTTGCGAAAGCGAACGGGGGAATCGAATATGCTGAACAGCGTATGCAGGTATATCATGACAAAGCGGTCGAGGTTTTGATGACACTTCCTGAATCGGAAGCACGCGAAGGTTTGCTGCTGCTTGCCGATTACATCGTAGAACGCCGTAAATAG
- the polA gene encoding DNA polymerase I: MKLFLIDAYALIYRSYYAFIKNPRINSKGMNTSAIFGFINSLEDVLKRENPTHIAVGFDPKGPTFRHEAYEQYKAQRQETPEDIRKSVPFIKDIIEAYNIPILEVPRYEADDVIGTVAKQAEKEGFEVYMMTPDKDYGQLVSEHIFMYRPRFGGDYEIMGVPEVLDKYGLTSVDQVIDLLGLMGDSSDNIPGCPGVGEKTAQKLLAEFGTIENLLENTDKLKGSLQKKVMENMEQIRFSKFLATIKTDVPIRFDAAKCIREKMNEERLVEIYTELEFRTFINRMSGEPEKVKTESKTAPAPAKADTRKKAAPAGPIQGSLFEEFATEPTAVPKYSTLANLKSTPHTYYLVDTEEKRIELGRFLNEQDFFAFDTETDGIDPLKAGLVGMSFAVKENEAWYVPVPAAREEADKILAHFSPALQNPKSLKIGQNIKFDILVVRKYGIRIAGPLFDTMIAHYLLNPELRHGMDYLAETYLKYKTVRIEELIGPRERKQLTMRDVPVVQVAEYAAEDADITLKLKNYFTPCLEKEGLESLFYDIEMPLIYVLAEMEYTGVTLDTVALKQSSEELTTALKKLEKEIYELAGMKFNINSARQVGEVLFDHLKIEEKARKTKTGSYSTSEEILEKMRSKHPVVGKLLEYRGLKKLLSTYIDALPELINPETGKIHTSYNQAVTSTGRLSSTNPNLQNIPVRDELGREIRKAFTAENEDCIFFSADYSQIELRIMAHLSQDAHMIEAFRSGADIHAATAAKIYGIPVEEVTSDMRRKAKTANFGIIYGISVFGLAERLSIPRAESKELIEGYFKTYPDIRAYMDESIEVAKEKGYVETIYKRKRFLPDINSHNAIVRGYAERNAINAPIQGSAADIIKVAMVRIFNRFETEGLKSKMILQVHDELNFNVYKDELEKVKQIVLDEMENAIKLQVPLIADCGEGVNWLEAH, encoded by the coding sequence ATGAAGTTATTCCTCATAGATGCATATGCATTGATTTATCGGTCTTACTACGCTTTTATCAAGAACCCGCGTATCAACTCCAAAGGCATGAACACTTCGGCCATCTTCGGTTTTATCAACAGCCTGGAAGATGTCCTGAAACGTGAAAACCCGACCCATATTGCGGTAGGCTTCGACCCGAAAGGTCCGACTTTCCGCCACGAAGCCTACGAACAGTACAAGGCGCAACGGCAAGAGACGCCGGAAGATATCCGCAAGTCGGTCCCTTTCATCAAAGACATCATAGAAGCCTACAATATCCCGATACTGGAAGTTCCGCGCTATGAGGCCGACGATGTTATCGGCACGGTTGCCAAGCAAGCCGAAAAAGAAGGTTTCGAAGTATATATGATGACACCTGACAAAGACTACGGCCAGCTGGTATCCGAACATATATTCATGTACCGCCCCCGCTTCGGCGGTGACTACGAGATTATGGGCGTACCCGAAGTACTGGACAAATACGGCCTGACATCCGTCGACCAGGTGATCGACCTTTTAGGACTGATGGGCGACAGTTCCGACAACATCCCCGGATGTCCGGGTGTCGGTGAAAAGACCGCCCAGAAATTATTGGCCGAATTCGGAACGATCGAAAATCTTTTGGAGAATACCGACAAGCTGAAAGGCTCCCTTCAAAAGAAGGTCATGGAGAACATGGAGCAGATCCGCTTCTCCAAATTCCTGGCAACAATCAAGACGGATGTACCGATCCGGTTCGATGCTGCCAAATGCATCCGTGAAAAGATGAATGAGGAACGTCTCGTAGAGATTTACACTGAATTAGAATTCAGAACATTTATTAACAGAATGAGCGGAGAGCCGGAAAAAGTCAAAACGGAGTCCAAAACAGCACCGGCGCCAGCAAAAGCCGATACAAGAAAAAAAGCAGCTCCGGCAGGCCCGATTCAAGGCTCGCTCTTTGAAGAATTTGCGACCGAACCTACGGCTGTTCCCAAATATTCGACTCTCGCGAACTTAAAGTCTACTCCTCACACCTATTATCTTGTTGATACAGAGGAAAAAAGAATAGAATTAGGGCGGTTTTTGAACGAACAGGATTTTTTTGCTTTTGACACGGAAACAGATGGTATAGATCCATTGAAGGCCGGATTGGTCGGAATGTCGTTCGCCGTGAAGGAAAACGAGGCCTGGTACGTCCCTGTTCCGGCAGCCCGCGAAGAAGCCGACAAAATTCTTGCCCACTTCTCCCCCGCCCTGCAGAATCCGAAATCTCTCAAGATCGGACAAAATATAAAATTCGACATCCTTGTCGTCCGCAAATATGGAATCCGGATAGCCGGCCCTCTATTCGACACGATGATCGCCCACTACCTTCTGAATCCCGAACTGCGTCACGGTATGGACTACCTCGCCGAAACATACCTTAAATATAAAACAGTACGGATCGAGGAACTGATCGGCCCGAGAGAAAGGAAACAACTTACCATGCGTGACGTCCCGGTTGTCCAAGTAGCCGAATATGCCGCCGAGGACGCGGACATCACGCTCAAGCTGAAAAACTATTTTACCCCCTGTCTGGAAAAAGAAGGACTCGAATCGCTTTTTTATGACATCGAGATGCCTTTAATATATGTATTGGCTGAAATGGAATATACGGGAGTGACGCTTGACACCGTCGCCTTGAAACAATCGTCCGAGGAACTGACGACCGCACTCAAGAAGTTGGAGAAAGAGATCTACGAACTGGCAGGAATGAAGTTCAACATCAATTCTGCCCGCCAGGTCGGCGAAGTCCTTTTCGATCACCTCAAGATAGAAGAGAAAGCGAGGAAGACAAAGACAGGCAGCTATAGCACGAGTGAAGAAATACTGGAAAAAATGCGTTCCAAACATCCCGTCGTGGGAAAGCTGCTCGAATATCGAGGGCTGAAGAAGCTGCTCAGCACCTATATCGATGCCCTACCCGAACTGATCAACCCGGAAACCGGCAAGATCCACACGTCCTACAACCAAGCAGTCACCTCGACCGGCCGCCTCAGTTCCACCAATCCGAACCTGCAAAACATTCCGGTACGCGATGAGTTGGGACGTGAAATCCGGAAAGCCTTTACAGCCGAAAACGAAGACTGTATTTTCTTCTCCGCCGACTATTCGCAGATCGAACTTCGCATCATGGCCCATCTGAGCCAGGATGCCCACATGATAGAAGCCTTCCGCAGCGGAGCCGACATTCATGCCGCCACAGCCGCCAAGATATACGGTATTCCGGTTGAAGAAGTCACTTCCGATATGCGTCGGAAAGCGAAAACGGCCAATTTCGGCATTATCTACGGAATCTCTGTTTTCGGGTTGGCCGAACGGCTGAGCATCCCACGCGCAGAGTCAAAAGAGTTGATCGAAGGATACTTCAAAACCTATCCGGACATCCGTGCATACATGGACGAAAGCATCGAGGTGGCGAAAGAAAAAGGATATGTAGAGACGATCTACAAGCGCAAACGTTTCCTGCCGGATATCAACTCCCATAACGCGATCGTACGGGGATATGCCGAACGAAACGCGATCAACGCTCCGATCCAGGGCAGTGCAGCCGACATCATCAAAGTTGCCATGGTTCGCATCTTCAACCGTTTCGAAACCGAAGGTCTGAAGAGCAAGATGATCCTGCAGGTACACGATGAATTGAACTTCAACGTCTACAAGGACGAATTGGAAAAAGTGAAACAAATCGTGTTGGATGAAATGGAAAATGCAATCAAACTGCAAGTTCCCTTGATCGCCGACTGCGGTGAAGGGGTAAACTGGCTGGAAGCGCATTAA